From Streptomyces sp. TLI_235, a single genomic window includes:
- a CDS encoding helix-turn-helix protein has translation MTEDKKNPLGPTGDQLRANIARLRSERGMTKKELSDRVGELGRPIPPLGITRLEAGTRRVDADDLMALAVALGVSPVTLLLPREEPADVKGDPRGHWVSITSVGPVPWETAWRWMHGEWLPADVPAAEVRRFRAENRPYENENPAHEAYSLMRARVPGAWHLELDGDDDGYMRAVLTKRTEQKGAADGQSLD, from the coding sequence GTGACCGAGGACAAGAAGAATCCGCTCGGCCCCACCGGCGATCAGCTGCGGGCCAACATTGCGCGGCTCCGTAGCGAGCGCGGCATGACCAAGAAGGAGCTCTCCGATCGCGTGGGGGAGCTCGGCCGACCTATCCCGCCTCTGGGGATCACCCGACTTGAGGCCGGCACGCGGCGCGTGGATGCCGACGACCTGATGGCTCTAGCTGTGGCCCTAGGGGTGTCGCCTGTCACGCTGCTGCTGCCGCGCGAGGAGCCGGCCGACGTTAAGGGAGACCCGCGCGGCCACTGGGTTTCGATCACAAGCGTGGGTCCGGTGCCCTGGGAGACGGCTTGGCGGTGGATGCACGGCGAGTGGCTGCCGGCTGACGTTCCAGCAGCAGAGGTACGACGCTTCCGGGCGGAGAACCGCCCTTACGAGAACGAAAACCCGGCGCACGAGGCATACAGCCTCATGCGGGCGCGCGTACCGGGTGCGTGGCATCTGGAGCTGGACGGCGACGATGACGGCTACATGCGCGCCGTCCTCACCAAGCGCACAGAGCAGAAGGGCGCGGCTGATGGCCAGAGTCTGGATTGA
- a CDS encoding site-specific recombinase XerD, whose translation MARVWIEDRAKQKDYLAAMEKWREAKKAGSKRAEPGRWRVRWYGPDGKAKALTFAKLPAAEKERQALAERLDKGTYRDPKQGKTLVSEVAEQWFGSLRRPGERTKGDYRELLDLYVLPKWGTWSVAAVRWEDVSEWLTELCSQPGKRGKPLSPARIGKTHLVLSMVMKYAVKTGKITMSPTVDHELPQDSDDDDHVYLTHAQVADLVEAAGPNGTLLLVLAYCGIRWGEVSALRVGRVQLDARRLRIVQAYTRQRGGGLLLKDVKNHEKRSVPVLASVVPDLRVLVAGRGPDQLVFTGQEGEALGYGEFRSGIFDPAVKAAGLGALGLTPHKLRHTAASLAIAAGADVKVVQQMLGHKSAAMTLDVYGHLFPERLDEVADALDIGRANALAARTALAA comes from the coding sequence ATGGCCAGAGTCTGGATTGAGGACCGCGCCAAGCAGAAGGACTACCTCGCCGCCATGGAGAAGTGGCGCGAGGCCAAGAAGGCCGGCAGCAAGCGGGCCGAGCCCGGTCGGTGGCGGGTCCGCTGGTACGGGCCGGACGGCAAGGCGAAGGCGCTCACCTTTGCCAAGCTGCCGGCCGCCGAGAAGGAGCGCCAGGCGCTCGCCGAGCGGCTCGACAAGGGGACGTACCGCGATCCGAAGCAGGGCAAGACGCTCGTCTCCGAGGTCGCCGAGCAGTGGTTCGGCTCGCTGCGGCGCCCGGGGGAGCGGACGAAGGGCGACTACCGGGAGCTGCTCGACCTGTACGTGCTGCCGAAGTGGGGCACCTGGTCGGTGGCCGCGGTCCGCTGGGAGGACGTCTCCGAGTGGCTGACCGAGCTCTGCAGTCAGCCGGGCAAGCGCGGCAAGCCACTCTCGCCGGCGCGGATCGGCAAGACGCACCTGGTGCTCAGCATGGTGATGAAGTACGCCGTGAAGACGGGGAAGATCACCATGAGTCCGACCGTTGACCACGAGCTGCCGCAGGACTCGGACGACGACGATCACGTCTACCTCACCCACGCCCAGGTGGCCGACCTGGTCGAGGCCGCCGGCCCGAACGGCACGCTCCTCCTGGTGCTCGCCTACTGCGGCATCCGGTGGGGCGAGGTGTCGGCCCTGCGGGTCGGCAGGGTGCAACTGGACGCCCGCCGGCTGCGGATCGTTCAGGCCTACACGCGGCAGCGCGGCGGCGGCCTGCTGCTCAAGGACGTGAAGAACCACGAGAAGCGGTCCGTGCCGGTGCTGGCCTCGGTGGTGCCGGACCTGAGAGTGCTCGTTGCCGGGCGCGGCCCCGACCAGCTGGTGTTCACCGGCCAGGAAGGGGAGGCGCTCGGGTACGGCGAGTTCCGGTCGGGCATCTTCGACCCGGCGGTGAAGGCCGCCGGCCTCGGAGCGCTCGGCCTCACCCCGCACAAGCTGCGGCACACGGCGGCCTCGCTCGCCATCGCGGCCGGCGCGGACGTGAAGGTGGTGCAGCAGATGCTGGGCCACAAGTCGGCGGCGATGACGCTGGACGTGTACGGGCACCTGTTCCCGGAGCGTCTGGACGAGGTCGCCGACGCCCTCGACATCGGCCGCGCGAACGCACTGGCGGCCCGTACTGCGCTCGCCGCGTAG
- a CDS encoding phage-related minor tail protein, which translates to MSDTSLVFNLVARDRASAALGTMKEKIATAAAGISAAVAGALGKGVADSLDMSAASSKLAAQLGIGPEKSAELAKISASVYADAWGESAEEVNTAIKGVIQNMGDLGGAKGIKEATVKAEALAKTFDVDVSESTAAAGQLMRTGLAKDATEAFDIITAGMQTGVDKSGDLIDTVGEYSTQFRQLGLDGATATGILAQGLRAGARDADVVADSLKEFTLIAQSGSQASKDAFKELGLSGKEMQRVFVDGGPKAAAAFDTVMDRLRAMKDPVERNNTALALFGTKSEDVQKALLALDPSSAKAALGDVAGAADRMAKTVHDNPSAALEQFKRDAQMKLAEVGGKFVQFAMDNKTYMEPLGIALAGIAGTILLVQGVTMAWAAVQNVVKGATMAWTAAQWLWNVAMNANPIGLIIIGVAALVAGFILLYQKSDTFRAICTTAFNAVWGAIKFVWDWVKGNWPLLLGILTGPVGMAVWAITHYWDNIKSGASSVWNWIKTVARGIGDAFANVGSMIWAPFKWAFNMVAWGWNNSVAGIGFTVPDWVPGVGGRSFHVPRIPALAQGGHITGAGSVLVGEAGPEILSLGAGATVTPLSKAGGGFVRVQIDLTGADSELKQRIRKMVRVEGGGNVQVMFGQGS; encoded by the coding sequence ATGTCGGACACGAGCCTGGTATTCAACCTGGTCGCGCGTGACCGGGCGTCGGCTGCCCTCGGGACGATGAAGGAGAAGATCGCCACGGCGGCGGCGGGCATCTCCGCGGCCGTGGCGGGTGCGCTCGGCAAGGGAGTTGCTGACTCTCTAGACATGAGCGCGGCGTCGTCCAAGCTGGCTGCACAGCTCGGCATCGGACCGGAAAAGTCCGCCGAGCTCGCGAAGATCTCCGCGAGCGTCTACGCCGACGCCTGGGGTGAGTCAGCCGAGGAGGTCAACACCGCCATCAAGGGTGTCATCCAGAACATGGGTGACCTGGGTGGGGCGAAGGGCATCAAAGAGGCCACGGTCAAGGCGGAAGCTCTCGCGAAGACATTCGACGTGGATGTCTCCGAGTCCACTGCGGCTGCCGGCCAGCTCATGCGCACGGGCCTCGCCAAGGACGCTACCGAGGCTTTCGACATCATCACGGCCGGCATGCAGACCGGTGTCGATAAGTCCGGCGACCTGATCGATACCGTCGGCGAGTACAGCACCCAGTTCCGCCAGCTCGGCCTGGACGGTGCGACTGCCACCGGCATCCTCGCCCAGGGGCTGCGGGCCGGCGCCCGTGACGCCGACGTGGTGGCTGACAGCTTGAAAGAGTTCACGCTCATCGCCCAGTCCGGCAGCCAGGCCAGCAAGGACGCCTTCAAGGAGCTCGGCCTGTCCGGCAAGGAGATGCAGCGCGTCTTCGTCGACGGTGGCCCGAAGGCCGCCGCCGCGTTCGACACGGTGATGGACCGGCTGCGAGCGATGAAGGATCCCGTCGAGCGGAACAACACCGCCCTAGCGCTGTTCGGAACCAAGAGTGAGGACGTCCAGAAGGCGCTTCTGGCGCTGGACCCGTCCAGCGCGAAGGCGGCTCTGGGCGATGTGGCGGGCGCCGCGGACCGCATGGCCAAGACGGTGCACGACAACCCGAGCGCCGCCCTGGAGCAGTTCAAGCGTGACGCCCAGATGAAATTGGCTGAGGTCGGCGGCAAGTTCGTGCAGTTCGCCATGGACAACAAGACGTACATGGAACCGCTCGGCATCGCCCTCGCCGGGATCGCCGGGACCATCCTCCTGGTGCAGGGCGTCACCATGGCGTGGGCCGCAGTCCAGAATGTGGTGAAGGGCGCCACCATGGCGTGGACCGCAGCCCAGTGGTTGTGGAACGTCGCGATGAACGCCAACCCCATCGGGTTGATCATCATCGGCGTCGCCGCCCTCGTCGCCGGCTTCATCCTGCTCTACCAGAAGAGCGACACCTTCCGGGCGATCTGCACCACGGCGTTCAACGCGGTCTGGGGCGCCATCAAGTTCGTCTGGGACTGGGTGAAGGGCAACTGGCCCCTACTGCTCGGCATCCTCACCGGCCCCGTGGGGATGGCCGTCTGGGCCATCACCCACTACTGGGACAACATCAAGTCCGGTGCCTCCTCGGTCTGGAACTGGATCAAGACGGTGGCCCGCGGCATCGGCGACGCCTTCGCCAACGTCGGCAGCATGATCTGGGCCCCCTTCAAGTGGGCGTTCAACATGGTCGCGTGGGGCTGGAACAACAGCGTCGCCGGGATCGGCTTCACCGTGCCCGACTGGGTGCCCGGGGTCGGCGGCCGCAGCTTCCACGTCCCGCGCATCCCCGCGCTCGCTCAGGGCGGTCACATCACCGGCGCCGGCTCGGTCCTCGTCGGCGAGGCCGGCCCGGAGATCCTCTCTCTCGGCGCCGGCGCGACGGTCACCCCGCTGTCCAAGGCTGGCGGAGGGTTCGTCCGGGTGCAGATCGACCTCACCGGGGCCGACTCCGAGCTCAAGCAGCGAATCCGCAAGATGGTTCGGGTCGAGGGCGGCGGCAACGTCCAGGTCATGTTCGGGCAGGGATCATGA
- a CDS encoding heme-degrading monooxygenase HmoA, whose product MILESALLDVRPGEEEAFLAAFTEARPLIAVQRGFRSLRLRRCLDEGSTSRFLLQVEWETLADHTEGFRNSAEYQQWRELLHHFYEPFPVVEHYGEPVRTAEPPAVAG is encoded by the coding sequence TGATCCTCGAGAGTGCACTGCTCGACGTCCGCCCCGGCGAGGAGGAGGCCTTCCTCGCCGCCTTCACCGAGGCCCGGCCGCTGATCGCCGTCCAGCGCGGCTTCCGCTCACTCCGACTGCGGCGATGCCTGGACGAGGGCAGCACCTCGCGCTTCCTGCTGCAGGTGGAGTGGGAGACCCTGGCCGACCACACCGAGGGCTTCCGCAACTCCGCCGAGTACCAGCAGTGGCGGGAACTGCTCCACCACTTCTACGAGCCGTTCCCCGTGGTGGAGCACTACGGGGAGCCGGTGCGCACGGCCGAACCGCCTGCGGTGGCGGGCTGA
- a CDS encoding helix-turn-helix protein: MSVRSLSPSPRGDYLTPAETAELVRVSPKTLANWRWQGIGPAFTKLTPGRSGRIRYHRSSVETYLAGESATAA, encoded by the coding sequence ATGTCTGTGCGATCCCTCTCGCCCAGCCCCCGGGGCGACTACCTCACGCCGGCGGAGACCGCCGAGCTGGTCAGGGTCAGCCCGAAGACCCTCGCGAACTGGCGCTGGCAGGGCATCGGCCCCGCGTTCACGAAGCTCACCCCGGGCCGTAGCGGGCGCATCCGCTACCACCGCAGCAGCGTCGAGACCTACCTCGCCGGCGAGAGCGCCACCGCAGCCTGA
- a CDS encoding SSU ribosomal protein S20P, with protein MANIKSQIKRNKTNEKARLRNKAVKSSLKTAIRKAREAAAAGENEKATALAREAAKALDKAASKGVIHKNQAANKKSAITKLVNAA; from the coding sequence GTGGCGAACATCAAGTCCCAGATCAAGCGCAACAAGACCAACGAGAAGGCGCGCCTGCGCAACAAGGCCGTCAAGTCCTCGCTGAAGACCGCCATCCGCAAGGCCCGTGAGGCCGCTGCCGCCGGCGAGAACGAGAAGGCCACCGCGCTGGCCCGCGAGGCCGCCAAGGCCCTCGACAAGGCCGCCAGCAAGGGCGTCATCCACAAGAACCAGGCCGCCAACAAGAAGTCGGCGATCACCAAGCTGGTCAACGCCGCCTGA
- a CDS encoding bifunctional DNA primase/polymerase-like protein → MTDLLRAVLGYADHGWKVFPLSGKTPAIPRLHPAGDPCRGECGSDGHGYHDATTDQDHLRAWWARYPQANIGLPCLPNGLAVVDIDPRNGGNKTLAHLEGKLGPLPGTLMQITGGDGLHMVYRAPQQQLPGKLGPGIDVKANGYIVVAPSVHPDTAGRYRWSGDGNFAHRPAPWPTVLLPRQQAPVVPRQPVRPGGERDTLAGLVHFVLEAQEGERNSRLYWAACRALEVTREGRVSASAVFAALVDAGVHIGLSETEAARTIRSADRAPARRSVSA, encoded by the coding sequence ATGACCGATCTCCTGCGTGCCGTTCTCGGCTACGCCGATCACGGCTGGAAGGTGTTCCCCCTGTCCGGCAAGACTCCTGCCATCCCGCGCCTGCACCCCGCGGGCGACCCCTGCCGCGGAGAGTGCGGCAGCGACGGCCACGGCTACCACGACGCCACCACCGACCAGGACCACCTCCGGGCCTGGTGGGCCAGGTACCCGCAGGCCAACATCGGACTGCCCTGCCTGCCCAACGGCCTGGCCGTGGTCGACATCGACCCCCGCAACGGCGGCAACAAGACCCTCGCGCACCTCGAGGGCAAGCTCGGCCCGCTGCCGGGCACGCTGATGCAGATCACCGGCGGCGACGGCCTGCACATGGTCTACCGCGCCCCGCAGCAGCAGCTGCCGGGCAAGCTGGGCCCGGGCATCGACGTGAAGGCCAACGGCTACATCGTGGTCGCCCCCTCCGTGCACCCGGACACCGCAGGCCGCTACCGCTGGTCGGGGGACGGCAATTTCGCCCACCGGCCGGCGCCGTGGCCCACCGTCCTGCTGCCGCGACAGCAGGCGCCCGTGGTGCCCCGTCAGCCGGTACGCCCGGGAGGCGAGCGGGACACCCTGGCCGGGCTCGTCCACTTCGTCCTCGAAGCCCAGGAAGGCGAGCGCAACTCCCGCCTGTACTGGGCCGCCTGCCGGGCCCTGGAGGTCACCCGCGAGGGCCGGGTCTCCGCCTCGGCGGTGTTCGCCGCCCTGGTCGATGCCGGCGTCCACATCGGCCTGTCGGAGACCGAGGCGGCCCGCACCATCCGCAGCGCCGACCGGGCACCGGCCCGCAGGTCGGTGAGCGCATGA